One region of Serinus canaria isolate serCan28SL12 chromosome 25, serCan2020, whole genome shotgun sequence genomic DNA includes:
- the LOC103824831 gene encoding zinc finger protein 397-like: protein METREDKSPQQNLVEEADLSSSTAQESNGEEKLQRSHTRRGSKHRSQGLEEERPTLGLGDGRSFTWIANLVVHQQLHPKERPYKCLECGRSFSHTSNLFLHHCVPRGERLYKCLECGKSFRWSSSLIKHQRLHTGELPCECGECGKTFSQNSLLVKHQRIHTMEKPYHCPDCGKGFAYNSNLVRHQRIHTGEKPYECPQCGKSFSQSCHLTRHQQRHK from the coding sequence atggagaccagggaggacaaatccccGCAGCAGAACCTGGTGGAAGAGGCTGATTtgagcagctccacagcacaGGAATCCAATGGGGAGGAAAAGCTCCAGAGATCCCACACAAGGAGGGGCTCCAAACACAGATCACAGGGCCTTGAGGAGGAAAGACCCACCCTGGGCCTGGGTGATGGCAGGAGCTTCACCTGGATTGCCAACCTGGTAGTCCATCAGCAGCTTCACCCCAAGGAGCGGCCCTACAAGTGCTTGGAGTGTGGGAGGAGCTTCAGCCACACTTCCAATCTCTTCCTCCACCATTGTGTGCCCAGGGGGGAGAGGCTATACAAGTGCctggaatgtgggaagagcttcaggtgGAGCTCCAGCCTCATCAAGCACCAGCGCCTGCACACAGGGGAACTGCCCTGTGAatgtggggaatgtgggaagacCTTCAGCCAGAACTCATTACTAGTCAAGCACCAGAGGATCCATACCATGGAGAAGCCCTATCATTGTCCtgactgtgggaagggctttGCTTACAACTCCAACCTCGTCAGGCACCAGCGCATCCACACCGGGGAGAAGCCCTacgagtgtccccagtgtgggaagagcttctcaCAGAGCTGTCACTTGACCAGACACCAACAGAGGCACAAATGA